The Lycium barbarum isolate Lr01 chromosome 4, ASM1917538v2, whole genome shotgun sequence nucleotide sequence TCTTTTGAAAACGATAAAGGGTCATATTTACCCTTGTACTCTTCAAAAATGGTTGGTTATATTTGCCTTCCGTTATACTTTTTAAATATATTTGCCCTTACCATCCTACTTTGGATACCCCTGAACCATTAATTGCCCTTGTCCCCACCTTATTATCCTATGTGGATTTTCTTTACAAAAAAACTGTAAAAACAATTCAAACGATAATTCATCGGATCAAGTTCAGGGTTCATCAGGTAATGACGCGACGAATTCACGTAAGGGGTTAAAACCTGGATTTATTATATTGATCTGTTTAGCTAATGCATTTGGAGTGGCATTCATTGGACTAGTGATTATTTACTTGTATTGGAAAAAGAAAGACACTAGTGGTTACAACTGTACCGGAACAGGGAAATCTGGTGGGAATGAGGAGAGAATGTTTTGTGATTTCCCATGTACTAATGGGTTTCCGAATAATGATTCGAGAGTTGAGACTGAGATGGGAGGGGGTGGAGGAGCTAGTGGTGGGGAAGGCCATGTTGTGGCTATTACTTTAGGGCGCAAGTGGGTCGGTTTATTTGGGTTGGTCGGGTTTAATTTAATATGTttaaattgaaagaaaataatatCCACATAGGCGACATGTAGGATATAAGGTGGGAACATGGGGAGTTAACGGTTCAGGGTAAATATGACTCTAAAGTGAGATGGCAAAGGGCAAATATATCAAAAAAAATATAACGGAAGGCAAACATAACTATTTTTGAAGAAGAATACAAGGGCAAATATGACCCTTTTTCCGGTTTGAAAATAAGGTCCAAGTTTGGGGGGTAAagatgtatttatgtacatacatacacCGATcatcattcattcatacatacatacatacatgcatgcatatatacatgCAGTAAAAATCTGTGATAAAATAAAAatctaattattttttttgcaaTAATTTAAAAGTATTGCTAAAACGGATAATTAGTAGGCTTAAGTCGTATCCCGTAAGTTTTTTCTTTAATTTATGTAGATGTCCATACATTCTATTTAGTGTGCTACTTGAATACATATATCAATTCAAGTTGTCACTTAATTCTTGTGACTTTCGGGATGTATTTTGTGACATTGGAGATGTACTTTGCATCCTATATTGCTCTTACTTTACAATATCAGTTAATTTCTTCTTTTTGTTCGTCTAGACAAGAATTTTGCGCATTCAGAACTCCAGTAATGAACTTGTACTCCTTTAAAGTTCTACAATGCAAATTgcatatattttcttaaaattagtCTAAAAGTTTACTCTTATGATGCATGAGTTCATTTGGATTTTACGCTGGTGCTGCAAACAAAAAATCAAACTATCATGCAGCATTCGTTATCGTGTTGTGATATGTTGTAGACTGTATTAGATTTAGACATCTTACTTGCTCCTTCAGTCGCAGCTAAACATATCTTGTGCTAATAGTCTTCTTCTTTTATATCCATCCGGTATCCGATACCCATATTGTGACCGAACTAATTCAGATTCCCATCACATAAAACCCATTTGAGGGAGAAGCGCTACAAGATTTATTCTATAGTCCGGACTCAAACACGAGACCTCTAACTAAGGATAGAGGACTCTTATCCATTCCATCACAACCCCTGTTAATGCTGCTAATATTGTCTAATACCGCTTAGAATACAATCTAATCTGTTGATTAATTACACGACTAAAATTCTATTCATCACCTTGTGTTTCAAATATACCTTTAAAAAGAGTGTACACTCAACCAGGAGTTCGCTTTATGTTCAAGAATCCCAACTGAAAAAAGCAAAAGTCAGAAGACGCTTGAGAAACTTCTAGTAAATATGACATGACCTTATATTATTGCATGCAGGTACATAAATTTTCCCAGCCATTTCAGGAAGAAAAAAAACTTTGTGCATAATTGCATTATACTCTATTCCATAGAACATTCTTAGTAAACATTAACAATCGTCATCGATTGATCCAATAGAATCCGCAACACAAATTGCACACAAGAATTGAACTGTAATTAATTAAGTCATCCAGGTTTAAACTAAAGCCCTCATCAAGATAAAGCATGTTGCACAACCACAGAAGATATATTAAGCATGAAAATGGTTCAATAAGTTCACCTTGTTGCACAAAGCCCAAGTATTAACAATGAGAACAATACAAAGCACAGTAAAGTGAAATCCACAAATGCAAATAACAGTAACAAATACAAACTTAAAAGTGCAGGATGATCAACACATGGCTCGACCAAGAAAAGGAGAAAACAGCCTTATTCTCCGCTATTTCTGATTAAGAACAATATAATTTTCTTGCCCTTCTTGATGACAGGCAGGACCAACTTACGCTCTATTTATCATTAACCACAAACCATATACCGCACCACAACCAAAGCTTAGGAAAAAGTGCTGTTGATGATTTCAATTCTGGAAAAGGAAAGAGTAACATAGCCAAGGATGAACTGCCGATTATCCATTTGTGTGCACCAATAAGAATGCATTCTGTGTTGGCACCGCCACCATGGATAACACAAGCCTGCTGTCAGGTTCCAACATGCATGAAATCTTCAGCTTCCTGCACGGTAGGACCCATGTGAAAAGAGAAGCCAGAGACTCGGAACTCTGGCTGCTGGAACATGTCATCGCCACTGAAGATGCTTGTCACATCAGAACCAGATTGGGTGGGAGTCCCCCAACTACCACTCTCTGAGTGCTGAACCATCGAACTACATAAGTTGCCACCTCCCTGTCGTTTAAAGATATTTCTATCGTACTTTGGAGATGAAGGCTTGGATTGCTGCATATTCTTTGTGTTCAAAAAGCGCCCTCCAGAACCCCTAGCTCTCTTCATTGCGTGGCGATGTCGAGACTCGTGAAGATAGGGCTGAGTCATACAAGACATGGCGTAAGACCACAATTTCATTGTTAGCAAGTGCAAGAGTTATGTATTGGACGGACGTACCTTTCTGTCTTTGACAAGCTTATTCTGAGCCTCTAGCTTGGCACGGACCAGTCGCCTTTTGAGGATAGCACTGTATTGTTTCGCATTCACGTAAATGGGCAAACTCTCTGTGCATTCAAGAGGAAGTGCAACTCTTGTAGAGGTGATACCCACCATTTGAGGATAAATCTAGATAAAGCCAAGATCGAAAAGAGTTCCATATTAACAGCAAAACATTCAGTACCAAGTGAATAATATTCTAGGTTTTCATTTAAGTTGAAGATCGAGAAGCTCAGCAGAGCATTATATGAGACGAAGAGCTCTTCATTTGCAATAAAGACGCTAGATGAATTGCTAATCTCTGCTATTTAATAACTCGAACAAACAACTGCTAGTTGCTAGGAAGAGAGGGCATAAGTTAGTCGCGTGTTGCATTCCATAGGTCTTGCAAATCACAAAGTTCACATGGTAAAAGAAAGAGAGCTGTTTTGGTGCATCATTTGTTTCTCCACAGATCAGATTTGTTTTGGTTTCTTGTGTTTAATAAAAGAAACTCTATCTGTTTTGGTGCatcatttgtttcaatttatgtgtttacttttccTTTTTAGCCAGTTTAAAAAAAAGAATGCCCTCTTTCTACGTTTAGTAAGTTTTTATTCCAAATTTTCGCTCTACCCTTGATGACACTCCTTTATGGGAATATGTCGTACACACCTttagtttaaaaccacaagattcaaaagtcttctttacatTCTTAAACTTCCTGCCAATCAAACTAAGACCCATAAAATGAAATGGAAGGAGTATGATAGTAGAGAAAATATCACTTTACCAGCTTACCAAGTAAAGCAACCCAATTAGGATTTTGAGAGGTCAAGCCTATATGGAGATTGTCCAGTAAGGCAGTATTGTAAATTCAATAATTCCATGCAGTATAATTTACTTTTAGTTTGTTAGTGCTGACAAATCTCATAGTATCAGGGACTCTAGGTTTAGTGAGAAAACAGAGACAAAATTGGTAAACGATAAGTGTCCAAAGATACTTGATAAGTTAATAAACTTCAAAAACTGGAACTCAATCACCAAATGGCTCTCACCTCTAGCTCTACCTCGATTCATTTCAAGTTATTTTAAAAGCAAGAGCAGTGCATCAAAGATGACCAGCTTTAGCTTCACTATTCCTCTTAAGAACATATACCATATACAAAATCAATAGCATTAAGTTTAATAGTTACTCGTTGACAAACAACAGAATTTATGAGAAGCACCAAATGCCACTCAGATCCAAGAAAAAAAGATGAATGCATAAAATGAGACATTTTGACATGGAAAATAAAACAATTATACCAACATGAAAAGGTGAGAATACGAGCCACTTGGGTCGCAGTGACATTTAGCAACATCAGGCAGAAATAAACTAGTCCAAATTTGACTCTTCCATTCCAGTAACCTTATATTTTGGATTTTGAGTCATAAAAGAAATACTATAAAAGATACAGACAGCATTCTAACAAATATTTGTAGGTAAAAAGCATGTAGTCAAGGTTACTTACGATGGCATTTGATCCATAAGTAGTAACGAGCCTTCCAAAGTAAGTGTCAGCCCAAGGGTAGGATAGGCAAGCCTAGAAGAAAAAGTGACTGATtaattttacaagttattttgcTTTCATAAATCTTTTCGTCTGAATTGCTGAATGCAGATTTAAAGTGCACTCCACAAAATGCATCTCTGTTTTTCCCTCTTTTTCTTTCAGGAACAAAAATAGTTCCAATGTTGTGCCACCTATATTCACCAATAACTCATGCTAAACATTACGATATGTTCAAGAAAGGCAGAGCCAGATAGTAATTTACTGAGTTGTAGTGAGTTGGAACAGTGAAAAATGCTAAACTTAGAAAATGGAGCAATTTCATCAAaaccaggttttttttttttttatcaatgaCTTTCCTCTGGTAACCAGAAGCAAGAACAGGAAACAGAAACAAAGGAAAGAAATTAGAGGGAGAGAAATGTTTTAGACTTAAGAGTTTAAGAGTATCTTAACTCCCCAGCCACACacaccccaccccccacccccccacccaaaaaaaaaaaaaaccaaagtcACGACAGAGGTAGTGGAAGATAAATtgtgaaaaggaaaaaaagaaggaTAAATATCGGTGGATGACACCAACTATTTGCACCAGTAAGTCTGTGGCAGTAGTAGCAAGCAAACAATGAAAATGCAGGTAATAAGTAGAAGATTATGATGAAAATAGGTAAAAATTACAGACCGTTGGATGATTATGATGCACTTGCGGCTGAGGAAGAGTGTTGGTTTCCCTTTCGCCTGATAAGGATGCTTTTTTTCTACTCTCTGCTTGCACCTCATATATTCCACCCCAACCTATGTGGAGACATATCATGTAATTGATGTCAGCGTACATATAAAATATATGTGTCAACGATATAAAAAGCTAAATTTCCTGCTACAGCCTATTTGCGGTCATATTGACAAGAACATCATTCAGGTTACTAATATTCTGATATTTCCACCACAAGGAGATGAGGTCTCAATGTGTTACCCTTTTGAGCACCCTGTCCGAGAGAATTGAAGTTTAACAAAAGATTACATTCCAGTTCATACATTTTGTACCTGGATGAGCTGCAACATTTTGCAGAACAGTATTGCTTTTTGCCATTGCGGTCTCTGCATGATTAGATTGACCAGTTGACAGAGTAGAAGTTGAATCCTGATCTTGGAACTGGGATTCTGATTTCTTGATATCGGAGTGATGTTCCAATGCAGAATCCACTCCAGTCAGCACACTCTTAGAGGGAGCATGTTCTGGTTGGTCACTGGAGTTCCACATAGATGAGCAACTCATGAACAGAGGAGCAAAAGATTGACCATCTTTTCCAGGGCAACCTTTCTTCGAGAAACTTAGCATCTTCTTTGAAACTGGTGCTCTAGAAGCTTTGCACCAAATATACGGAATACCTCTATGCTACTGTAATACACTTTAGCTCTCTAGACTGGAGTTACCTGATTAAATGGGAGCAAAACACACATATTAACAAGGAAGAAGAAGGCTGACTGACATAAATTTCGGGTAATAGACATCACAAATTACACAAGGACAGCCTACCAATAGGAAACTGAATATGATGACTCATAGACTACTTATTAATGATTAGTGCTCCTGCCAAAATTGAAGAACAGCAACAGATAATAATGTCCAGATATCAACAAAATGAGCACCAGAGTCAGCCAAGGAGAAATAATTGTTCCCCTCAACCAACAGCTTCACCACAAGCCAATAAGAAGTAACAAGCAAATTAGTGGTCTGGTCACCCAGTAATCAGTATGTTAACTCTGCTCTTCATTTACTAAGGGCACATGTTTATTATCACCTCAAATAAAAGGAGAAGTTGGTCCAAGAGGAGTAGTGAAGACTGACGAGCAGATAGAACTCTGACACATAATGTCAGAATATCAatctttttttttatgacaagggaacccgcagccgctacccttcgggtgcgcgcAGCGTAAACCCCGCTCCTAcacaatagctcgcaaaccacataggagagataacccgcactaggcaagcccagTGCGACGAGCtcaacccagaaggcaaatcccctgctgttgtaggtagggggtttcgaacctgagacctccattatggaagccccattttcaaccaactgagccacccttgcgggttctTTTCAGTTGTTTATAAAAAAGAGATAACACAGAATCTCTCCAAACAGAAGCAACAGAGAACAAAAAGTATTAGACCATATAGAAGTGAATATCTTGTTTTTCCTTCATTAACCAGACTTGTTCAATAGTTAAAACAATGTTACCATGTTCCAAGAATTTACGCTTAAACCTCAGATTCAGATAACTAGAAGAGGTGAGAATGAAAAGAAGCTTCTTTAAACTGTCTTCCAGACTACTTTCTTTAGGCTTCATCGGAAAATTGCTTCAGTTAATCAAATGACCAGACTTTTATTCCCTGGATTTTTCATATTCCATTAAACCCAATATACATGAGAAATAACTGAATATGCTCAACCActcaaatttttttatttttgcatttgaAATTTATATAAGCAAAGTTTTACACAAGATTCAGGGAAAAACTACCAAAATCGCAACTTCCTAAAGTTAAATGCAGCAGCAAGTAAATAACATTTTAACTTATCATCATAGTAAGTATGAGAAAAAGCAGAGGCGTCGTGTGCACAAAACAGTAGCTTTTTTATAAGGTACATAATTTGTTGATGTAGCAGATTTAAGTTCTGGTATACAAGTGGTATAAAGAAAGTTGAGAGCCTACACCATGATACAAATACCAATCACTCATCTATGCTAATAGGAACCTAATGGTTGCAACAAAAATTGACTTTGACTAGAAACAAAAGATTGCCTTTATCTGCATAAAATTGAATTTTACCCCATCAAAGACTCTCCCATTTCTTTCCCTACAAAGTACCTACCCAAGAGCAAAGGAGATAGATCCCATACCCTATATATTCTTTCCCTCACTAGATATCAAACCCTTTTGCACAAACAGTACATGTTTCGAGCAGCCAACTTTATCaggaaatttggaaaaattacAAGATCCAACCAAGCTATCATCATTTTTCTTCCCCcttttatcttattttggttaagCCAAGCAATCTTTGAACTGCTTTTTGGCCTCAAAGCTAATAACATCCTAACAATACCAACCAAGAATCTGACGTTTGAAACAGAAAGTTCCATGAAAACATCAAAGAAATATGCTTTACTCCTGTTTTACAAACCCCATATTTGCAAACTCCTAAATTCATTCAAGAAAGTTGtaacaaaaaaggaaagaaaagaaaaaatgagatAAGCTAGTGAAAGGGATGAGACCTTTTACTTGAGAAAGATGGATCCATTTGCAGGCATACTGATACAAACATCTGCTTAGCTTTTTGGCTCTTGGTTTGATGCTATCTtgtgctgttttttttttttcccccaccTGAAGACTACTTCTGTACTTCTAATATACTAGTACTATTGCCTTTGCTTTTCCCAATTCTCATATAAAAAAGacttaaaaagaaaaaatgaaaaaacaaaactATCTCTTCAGTCATCACATGTACAATACAAACAGTGAAGACAACACCACCACCAAGTCCTACTTCACTCTCTCTTCCCTCACCCCATCCACCATCTTTTGTTTTCTTCTGAGCATGTTCTTGATTTTTGATAATGACTAGATCACCCACCTAACCTAATTATTAGTATTTATGACTTTGGAGTTAATGATGGAACTAACTTTGGTCGACGagcttttacttgttcatttaacAGTTACACATAGACAAATTAGAAATACTATTTTTGATTTTAAATTTACCTCTTGGACACCTCAAGGGGATAATTGAATGAAAGCACTTTGAGTATTTATCAAAAGCATAAATAAGTCAAAATATACTTATAAGCGAATTTAATTTGCTTATTTATAAATTTAGTCAAACAGCCTCTTTGTTTTAATTACAATAGTTGGTTATGTTCTATATTTGAAATAAAATTATCTTGTAGACTAATAAATTGTCAAAGGATTATAAGTTTAGCCAAACAACCTCTTTGTTTTAATTACAATAGTTGGTTATGTtctatatttaaaataaaattatcttGTAGACTAATAAATTGTCAAAAGTGTTGATTGAGGTGTGTTACACcaacagtaacaacaacaacGTATCCAGTGTAATTCACACGTTAAATCTAAAAAGAATAAGATATACGTGGATCTTATCCTTACAATTAAGGTGTGGTGCAAACTAGTAATCAACACACCATGTCATAATGAAGTTTACCTCTTCAATTTTATATGTTACACGACAAACAAGTATGGCTTAGTGGTAAAGTAGACATTTAATGGGGAATATGAAAAACTATGATTTTTGGGAAAAAGAAACTTATATACTACTATCTTACTTTTGTGCTTAATTTAATATCGTAAACTGTTCAAGAAAGGGAAAAAACAGATTCCTTTAATTTGATAAAATTTCAGTATGAAAGAAGATAGACTTTTGGAAGATACATACCTACCCCATTGAACCACATTGAAAATGAAAGAAGACTTTATTATAGTTGCCTTCATGACAGGGAAAGAGGGTGCCCATTTCAAGGCAATAGTCTTCTATGATCATTTATATTATAATTTTgaatagaaaaaaataattttttcaaattttttgtaTGTTATTTTTAAATTTCTCAAAAGAATTGAGGTGCTCCAaacaaaataaattatttaattCTACAAGTAGTTAACATCTTATGGTCTCCCATGCCTCAATCCTCAACTATTAGCGACCCAATAAAATTATAACAATTCTTTTTGCAAACTCAAGCATCTACTTCAAAAATATAATTGTTTTCTTCTTGTAGATGGTGTTCCTTTACAAGAAAACCATATAAGTTATAAATTCAAAAAGAAAGCATAAATATCAATGAAGTTGCTTTCACACTAGACTAAGGCAGCTCGCAAGGGAAAAGATAAAATATACTGTATTTATTTTATCTAGAACTAGAATAATGACATCTCCACATATGACATCATATAATTGGGTTGCAGCCAGCAAAAATTCTCAAAAAAATAATGAGAACGGAAAAAAAATTAATAGTAGCACGAGATGAATAATTTGATAATTTAAATCGCTATTATTAACAACAATCTATTATTATCCTCAAGGGGACAACTAATTAGAAGTCAGAAATCGAACTGCAATGATGATAAATTAGAATTCTTGTGCACTATGACCAATATTTTGCTAAATGTATCTTCCTATTCTTTGTTAACCAAGTATATGAacgaagaaggaaaaaaaaactagaatccaTCATGTGTTTTGTTTTTGTTAGCGGAAACATAAAAGAAAGAACACGAgatttaacgtggttcggatcaAAATGATCCTACGTCCACCAGAGAACAATTGTCTTTATATTATTAACAAAGGAAGGGGAGATTTCTCAATTACACCTAAAAGAATTGTTCTCTCAACTCTCTACTTCCTACAAAGGATTGTATTATTTTTGGTATGATGAACAAA carries:
- the LOC132635961 gene encoding nuclear transcription factor Y subunit A-8-like isoform X1, coding for MLSFSKKGCPGKDGQSFAPLFMSCSSMWNSSDQPEHAPSKSVLTGVDSALEHHSDIKKSESQFQDQDSTSTLSTGQSNHAETAMAKSNTVLQNVAAHPGTKCWGGIYEVQAESRKKASLSGERETNTLPQPQVHHNHPTACLSYPWADTYFGRLVTTYGSNAIIYPQMVGITSTRVALPLECTESLPIYVNAKQYSAILKRRLVRAKLEAQNKLVKDRKPYLHESRHRHAMKRARGSGGRFLNTKNMQQSKPSSPKYDRNIFKRQGGGNLCSSMVQHSESGSWGTPTQSGSDVTSIFSGDDMFQQPEFRVSGFSFHMGPTVQEAEDFMHVGT
- the LOC132635961 gene encoding nuclear transcription factor Y subunit A-3-like isoform X2; the encoded protein is MLSFSKKGCPGKDGQSFAPLFMSCSSMWNSSDQPEHAPSKSVLTGVDSALEHHSDIKKSESQFQDQDSTSTLSTGQSNHAETAMAKSNTVLQNVAAHPGWGGIYEVQAESRKKASLSGERETNTLPQPQVHHNHPTACLSYPWADTYFGRLVTTYGSNAIIYPQMVGITSTRVALPLECTESLPIYVNAKQYSAILKRRLVRAKLEAQNKLVKDRKPYLHESRHRHAMKRARGSGGRFLNTKNMQQSKPSSPKYDRNIFKRQGGGNLCSSMVQHSESGSWGTPTQSGSDVTSIFSGDDMFQQPEFRVSGFSFHMGPTVQEAEDFMHVGT